The following coding sequences are from one Lolium rigidum isolate FL_2022 chromosome 6, APGP_CSIRO_Lrig_0.1, whole genome shotgun sequence window:
- the LOC124667525 gene encoding 17.5 kDa class II heat shock protein-like has translation MEGRVFGLETPLMTALQHLLDIPDNEAGNAGGEKQGPTRAYVRDARAMAATPADVKELPGAYAFVVDMPGLGSGDIKVQVEDERVLVISGERRREEKEDAKYVRMERRMGKLMRKFVLPENADMEKISAVCRDGVLTVSVEKLPPPEPKKPKTIHVQVA, from the coding sequence ATGGAGGGCAGGGTGTTCGGGCTGGAGACCCCGCTGATGACGGCGCTGCAGCACCTGCTGGACATCCCGGACAATGAGGCCGGCAACGCCGGCGGCGAGAAGCAAGGCCCGACGCGGGCCTACGTCCGCGACGCGCGAGCCATGGCGGCGACCCCCGCCGACGTGAAGGAGCTCCCCGGCGCGTACGCGTTCGTGGTGGACATGCCGGGGCTCGGGTCCGGCGACATCAAGGTGCAGGTGGAGGACGAGCGGGTGCTGGTCATCAGCGGCGAGCGCCggagggaggagaaggaggacgCCAAGTATGTGAGGATGGAGCGCCGAATGGGGAAGCTGATGCGCAAGTTCGTGCTGCCGGAGAAtgccgacatggagaagatctCCGCCGTGTGCCGCGACGGCGTGCTCACCGTGTCTGTCGAGAAGCTGCCGCCGCCCGAGCCCAAGAAGCCCAAGACCATCCATGTCCAGGTCGCCTGA
- the LOC124667524 gene encoding 17.5 kDa class II heat shock protein-like: MEGRVFGLETPLMTALQHLLDIPDNEAGNAGGEKQGPTRAYVRDARAMAATPADVKELPGAYAFVVDMPGLGSGDIKVQVEDERVLVISGERRREEKEDAKYLRMERRMGKLMRKFVLPENADMEKISAVCRDGVLTVSVEKLPPPEPKKPKTIQVQVA; the protein is encoded by the coding sequence ATGGAGGGCAGGGTGTTCGGGCTGGAGACCCCGCTGATGACGGCGCTGCAGCACCTGCTGGACATCCCGGACAATGAGGCCGGCAACGCCGGCGGCGAGAAGCAGGGCCCGACGCGCGCCTACGTCCGCGACGCGCGCGCCATGGCGGCGACCCCCGCCGACGTGAAGGAGCTCCCCGGAGCGTACGCGTTCGTGGTGGACATGCCGGGGCTCGGGTCCGGCGACATCAAGGTGCAGGTGGAGGACGAGCGGGTGTTGGTGATCAGCGGCGAGCGCCggagggaggagaaggaggacgCCAAGTACCTGCGGATGGAGCGCCGGATGGGGAAGCTGATGCGCAAGTTCGTGCTGCCGGAGAAcgccgacatggagaagatctCCGCGGTTTGCCGCGACGGCGTGCTCACCGTGTCTGTCGAGAAGCTGCCGCCGCCAGAGCCTAAGAAGCCCAAGACCATCCAGGTCCAGGTTGCATGA
- the LOC124667469 gene encoding 17.5 kDa class II heat shock protein-like yields MEGRVFGLENPLMTALQHLLDIPDGEGGNAGGEKQGPTRAYVRDARAMAATPADVKELPGAYAFVVDMPGLGSGDIKVQVEDERVLVISGERRREEKEDAKYVRMERRMGKLMRKFVLPENADMEKISAVCRDGVLTVSVEKLPPPEPKKPKTIQVQVA; encoded by the coding sequence ATGGAGGGCAGGGTGTTCGGGCTGGAGAACCCGCTGATGACGGCGCTGCAGCATCTGCTCGACATACCGGACGGCGAGGGCGGCAACGCCGGAGGCGAGAAGCAGGGCCCAACGCGCGCCTACGTCCGCGACGCGCGCGCCATGGCGGCGACCCCGGCCGACGTGAAGGAGCTCCCTGGCGCGTACGCGTTCGTGGTGGACATGCCGGGGCTCGGGTCCGGCGACATCAAGGTGCAGGTGGAGGACGAGCGGGTGCTGGTCATCAGCGGCGAGCGCCggagggaggagaaggaggacgCCAAGTATGTGAGGATGGAGCGCCGAATGGGGAAGCTGATGCGCAAGTTCGTGCTGCCGGAGAAcgccgacatggagaagatctCCGCCGTGTGCCGCGACGGCGTGCTCACCGTGTCTGTGGAGAAGCTGCCGCCGCCCGAGCCTAAGAAGCCCAAGACAATCCAGGTCCAGGTCGCATGA